Proteins encoded in a region of the Misgurnus anguillicaudatus chromosome 9, ASM2758022v2, whole genome shotgun sequence genome:
- the nr5a1b gene encoding steroidogenic factor 1b: protein MDYSYDTELEELCPVCGDKVSGYHYGLLTCESCKGFFKRTVQNNKRYTCAESQDCKIDKTQRKRCPFCRFQKCLNVGMRLEAVRADRMRGGRNKFGPMYKRDRALKQQKKALIRASGLKLETTPPLLSSPQTDYNFNTTMPVPALKTSHPNIGTAVAPVDYEHSLYASSSLSLSVPIPAHTPLPAQYPYPALPGRAIKSEYPDHYTSSEHYTSTSSPESMPGYTYVDQTQVSTSPPLPTPGLAVPALVLEFVQCEQDELQVQSKISAHLAHLQQEQNPRGTVANQEQNARHAAKPERLTTFGLMCHMADQTLFSSVEWARSCFFFKELKVGDQMKLLHNCWSELLVLDYIGRQLHHGKADSVLLITGQEVELASVLAQAGVTLCGMIQRGQELVHRLQELQLDRRETACLKYLILFNPDVKLLENQPYVESVYEQVNAALLEYTLCVYPQFPDRFSQILLRLPELRALSAQAEDYLCYKHLSGEVPCNNLLIEMLHAKRTCI from the exons ATGGACTACAGTTATGATACGGAACTGGAAGAGTTGTGTCCGGTGTGTGGGGATAAAGTTTCTGGCTATCATTATGGTTTATTAACCTGCGAGAGTTGCAAG GGTTTCTTTAAGAGGACCGTGCAGAATAATAAACGTTACACGTGTGCGGAGAGCCAGGACTGTAAAATTGACAAAACCCAGAGGAAACGATGTCCATTCTGCCGCTTTCAGAAATGTCTCAACGTCGGGATGCGACTGGAGG CTGTGCGCGCGGACAGAATGCGAGGAGGGCGCAACAAATTCGGTCCGATGTACAAACGCGACCGGGCATTGAAGCAACAGAAGAAGGCGCTCATTCGAGCAAGTGGCCTAAAGTTGGAGACCACGCCCCCTCTACTATCATCACCCCAGACCGACTACAACTTTAACACAACTATGCCTGTCCCGGCCCTAAAAACCAGCCACCCAAACATTGGCACCGCTGTGGCCCCTGTCGATTATGAACATAGTCTGTATGCATCAAGCTCGCTAAGTTTGTCCGTCCCAATTCCTGCTCACACCCCACTGCCAGCACAGTACCCGTACCCAGCCCTGCCCGGCCGTGCCATCAAGTCCGAGTACCCTGACCACTACACAAGTTCAGAGCATTACACGAGCACCAGCTCCCCCGAATCCATGCCAGGGTACACGTACGTCGACCAGACACAGGTGTCCACCAGTCCTCCGCTGCCCACACCGGGCCTGGCGGTACCGGCGCTGGTTCTGGAGTTTGTTCAGTGTGAACAGGATGAGCTACAGGTGCAAAGCAAGATAAGCGCCCACCTGGCACACCTGCAGCAGGAACAGAACCCTCGGGGCACCGTAGCCAATCAGGAACAGAACGCACGGCACGCAGCCAAACCAGAAAGGCTCACCACCTTTGGCCTAATGTGCCACATGGCCGATCAGACGCTCTTCTCCAGTGTGGAGTGGGCACGGAGCTGCTTCTTCTTTAAGGAGCTCAAG GTAGGAGATCAGATGAAGTTGCTCCATAATTGTTGGAGTGAACTTCTCGTGCTGGATTACATCGGCAGACAgttgcatcatgggaaagcGGACAGTGTGCTTCTCATTACGGGACAAGAG GTTGAGCTTGCGTCTGTATTGGCCCAGGCAGGGGTCACTCTGTGTGGAATGATACAGAGAGGTCAGGAGCTTGTGCACCGTCTACAAGAACTTCAGCTTGACCGCAGAGAAACGGCCTGTCTGAAATACCTAATCCTCTTTAACCCTG atGTGAAACTGTTGGAGAACCAGCCTTACGTGGAAAGCGTGTACGAGCAGGTGAATGCAGCGCTGCTGGAGTACACGCTCTGCGTTTATCCGCAGTTTCCGGACAGGTTCAGTCAGATTCTTCTTCGCCTTCCCGAGCTCAGAGCGTTGAGCGCGCAGGCCGAAGattacctgtgttacaagcacCTGAGCGGCGAGGTGCCGTGCAACAACCTCCTTATTGAAATGCTGCATGCCAAGAGAACCTGCATCTGA